The following coding sequences lie in one Pseudorasbora parva isolate DD20220531a chromosome 18, ASM2467924v1, whole genome shotgun sequence genomic window:
- the LOC137046751 gene encoding mycocerosic acid synthase-like polyketide synthase → MGDDLEIAVVGIGCSFPGGEGLENFWRVLLHGENCAVQIPNDRFNLSQWYDPDESKAGKTHTAKAAFINGFNEFDHKFFGITEAETISMDPQHKLLLQCTYRALEDSGIPMEKASGTRTGVFLGLMNRDFELANVRNNPKCIDHTNSTGSAMSIAANRISYIFNFTGPSLSIDCACSSSLVALHLACQAIKQGDCDMALCGGVSCILEPTIFVALSKAKMISSDGMSKSFSSKADGYGRGEGCGVVLLKPLKKAFEDHDHIWGIISKTAVNQDGHTISPITKPSMVQQEELLRKIYSTETDLTSVQYIEAHGPGTPIGDPIEAGSISKVIAKARPQKSGPLIIGSVKSNIGHTESAAGVAGLIKVFLMMQHETIVPSLFYSIENSSIDVKSLNIKIPTKAEKWISDCRAGRSAGINNFGFGGTNAHAIVRQYVQSKKPKAQLICKSHQYFVVSAASEKSMKNIIADTAEQIRVGKISDLQSLLYTSACRRSHLKHKYRKVFQTSSLADLKEKLTAAVEKRLVPSKTDSKLVFVFCGNGVTYQGMCKQLLKQETVFRDEIVKIENLLQSYRSLNLIEMLENESEKSTEPSDPKIVQPLLFAIQVAVVNLLKHWGISPDAVLGHSIGEVAAAHCSGLLSLEDAVKVIHYRSSFQSTVPGGKMLVVSNMAVSEVLKILPSYSGRVCLAAYNSPQSCTLSGDADDIDRLQQNLSNSPRGKDLFLHILEVPAAYHSHKMDPILSKVEHSIGSLQAHHMETELFSTVTGVSVCSSDFITGEYWAKNIREPVEFEQAVKSAAKNKRSVVFVEIGPRRSLQRYISETLGNDFTVIPSVQPDKDHETMLAAVSKLFELGVKVDWEMFYKGFETEPIPYPRYQFDDVKRDVFTSHLQYISPTGNHPVVTQMGSDSSVFSCDLSSESVAFLQHHKHRGVAIFPGAFYAELGLTAYMAYTKPKVPLSSLQLSITFQSPYVFTQNAPDIHVQLNRSDHLADNTCNFKIQSTSAVYAFGTVEAKPGRTPEEQIISLDCISKRCTSHMTSEELYKLLGQAGFEYGSVFRNTVDVYCGGEFREAISFVKVPKELLPQLHDYHLHPVVLDYVVQLFPATIRDVSSRPLYPVQIGSLSVFEPLQEEMVAYLRAVHVGEDDVVICGCLANKQGRVLIELKHMKIRMLGSHSQVVKEYFFHNSFSSISEVATFDTPIKALVFSDQVGISKDLQQYLDPTSRYVSSLSGNIVLDDGFELLLSKLNISNVKKNFQEILFMWGDADLTSLQSEKVLGSMAWCCEIFRKLVSYLKEINYPGGIRVITYRCSESLVDHINPGFVLSGMIRACAAELPELSFQLIDVGSATLEDIKALVQVIRSYPCNKYPELVVNEGKVIKPEITRTPLPTIAISSRNIHMLDEEVFILQTSDPYRMTKVSATPMDNSIELIQGKNIELHLSKICVHSSDYFPVSISDLNYGQTLYWNKHTNENHKLLALDFSGTVTAVGKDVSQFKVGDRVVACYPVAATTKVVIPAAVCCKAKMLTFLNDVPCVSYLVLAWEILHETLPKSKQKWKLGIFSSVPDSALMNVLIATANRSGWDVRVSTQADQLSCDFSEVVGAVLLPPYNVQTAKLASSVRGIKDVVLVYDNQTEFPFNTTTFQGTNEEVRFHALLISQIMQKGSLKMQMPHVYRWLNYMNLDRTSLSLESTAIQRVTSQDTDLLSVKGSESYFRCQILPIIALNSEGKNQLSDIPVMPKHSLFKKNAVYIVTGGLTGLGFETVKFIAQKGGRNIVILSRSNPNPQMQQEISQISSQWGSVIKSLPCDVSVSEQVDQTIVNIGKLFPSSPIKGVFHSAVVLHDGLIDHLDKTLYEKVMRPKVNGVINLHRSTIQCNLDYFVCYSSISAFIGSASQTNYAAANTFMDTFCQYRRNIGLSGQSINWGALNLGLLLNKGHIQRFLEAKGIMLLEIPEIHQSLEQCLLINKPQQVVCRFNLKHSLNNILSQNKSLNIRLFKIAEEAIIKAGVFISRPEQPKISSSPRDYLRPMISEATGVEMDELNDDVHFFDIGIDSVLAMTLQNRIFSDRSVNVPLVILLDPNSTLATLIKILEDNCVGGYQSKEESNSTYDL, encoded by the exons ATTCAATGAGTTTGACCACAAGTTCTTCGGCATCACTGAAGCTGAAACAATCAGCATGGACCCTCAACACAAACTTCTGTTGCAGTGCACCTACAGAGCCCTAGAGGATTCTGGGATACCAATGGAAAAAGCCAGTGGAACAAGAACAGGAGTATTTTTGG GCCTAATGAACAGAGACTTTGAGCTGGCAAATGTGAGGAATAATCCAAAATGCATCGACCATACCAATAGCACTGGCTCTGCTATGAGCATAGCTGCCAACCGCATCTCATACATATTCAACTTCACTGGTCCCTCACTGTCCATTGACTGTGCCTGCTCCTCATCTCTCGTCGCCCTTCACTTAGCTTGTCAAGCCATAAAACAAG GAGATTGTGACATGGCCTTGTGTGGCGGTGTCAGCTGTATATTGGAGCCGACTATTTTTGTGGCTCTTTCAAAGGCAAAAATGATCTCCTCTGATGGAATGAGTAAATCTTTCAGCAGCAAAGCAGATGGATATGGCAGAGGTGAAGGATGCGGGGTCGTTCTACTAAAGCCtttgaaaaaa GCTTTTGAAGACCATGATCATATTTGGGGTATCATTAGTAAAACTGCAGTAAATCAAGATGGCCACACCATTAGTCCAATCACCAAACCCTCCATGGTACAGCAGGAGGAGCTGCTTAGAAAAATCTACTCAACAGAGACTGACCTGACTAGTGTCCAGTACATTGAGGCTCATGGGCCTGGGACTCCAATTGGAGATCCAATAGAGGCAGGTAGCATCTCAAAAGTCATTGCTAAAGCAAGACCTCAGAAGTCAGGCCCACTCATCATTGGTTCTGTTAAGAGCAATATTGGACACACAGAATCTGCCGCAGGTGTTGCTGGGCTCATAAAGGTTTTCTTGATGATGCAGCATGAAACTATTGTGCCATCATTGTTCTATTCCATTGAAAACTCTAGCATAGATGttaaatctctcaatatcaaaATCCCCACTAAAGCAGAAAAATGGATCAGTGACTGCAGAGCAGGGAGGTCAGCAGGAATCAATAACTTTGGGTTTGGAGGAACAAATGCACATGCAATTGTCAGACAATATGTACAGTCAAAAAAGCCAAAAGCTCAGCTGATTTGCAAATCCCATCAGTATTTTGTGGTCTCTGCAGCCTCAGAAAAATCCATGAAAAACATTATTGCAGATACAGCAGAACAGATCAGAGTAGGGAAAATATCAGATCTTCAGTCTTTACTGTACACATCCGCATGTAGAAGAAGTCACTTAAAACACAAATACAGGAAAGTATTTCAAACATCATCATTGGCAGATCTGAAAGAGAAACTTActgctgctgtggagaaaaGGCTTGTACCGTCAAAGACAGACTCCAAGctagtttttgtgttttgtggcaATGGTGTTACATATCAGGGTATGTGCAAGCAGCTCCTAAAACAAGAAACAGTTTTCAGAGATGAAATTGTGAAGATTGAAAATCTGTTGCAAAGCTATAGAAGTTTGAATCTGATAGAGATGCTGGAAAATGAATCTGAGAAAAGCACAGAGCCGTCTGATCCAAAGATTGTCCAGCCTCTTCTGTTTGCGATTCAGGTTGCTGTTGTTAACCTTCTGAAACACTGGGGCATCAGTCCTGATGCTGTTTTGGGACACTCTATTGGAGAAGTTGCTGCGGCTCATTGTTCTGGTTTGCTGTCACTTGAAGATGCAGTGAAAGTCATCCACTATCGCAGTTCTTTCCAAAGCACTGTGCCAGGTGGGAAGATGCTGGTAGTCAGTAATATGGCTGTTTCTGAAGTCTTGAAAATTCTTCCATCTTATTCCGGAAGGGTTTGCCTGGCTGCTTATAACAGCCCTCAGTCATGCACCCTTTCAGGAGATGCAGATGACATTGACAGGttgcaacagaatttgagcAACTCACCCAGAGGAAAAGATTTGTTCCTCCACATTTTAGAAGTACCTGCAGCATACCACAGTCACAAGATGGATCCCATTTTATCCAAAGTGGAACACAGTATAGGCTCATTGCAGGCACATCACATGGAGACAGAATTGTTCTCAACAGTGACAGgtgttagtgtgtgttcctCAGATTTTATTACTGGTGAATACTGGGCAAAGAATATCAGAGAACCAGTTGAATTTGAACAAGCTGTAAAGTCTGCAGCTAAAAACAAAAGAAGTGTGGTATTTGTTGAAATTGGCCCAAGAAGATCTTTGCAGAGGTATATATCTGAGACTCTGGGAAATGACTTCACTGTGATTCCCTCAGTGCAGCCTGATAAAGATCACGAGACAATGCTTGCAGCTGTTTCCAAACTGTTTGAGCTTGGGGTCAAAGTGGACTGGGAAATGTTCTACAAAGGTTTCGAGACTGAACCAATTCCCTACCCACGATACCAGTTTGATGATGTGAAAAGAGATGTCTTCACTTCTCACTTGCAGTATATCAGTCCCACTGGAAACCATCCAGTAGTTACACAAATGGGTTCAGACAGTTCAGTGTTCAGCTGTGATTTATCCTCTGAATCAGTGGCCTTCCTGCAGCACCACAAGCACAGAGGGGTTGCCATCTTTCCTGGGGCATTTTATGCAGAGTTGGGTTTAACAGCTTACATGGCATACACAAAACCTAAGGTTCCACTAAGTTCTCTGCAGCTCAGCATAACATTCCAGAGTCCATATGTTTTCACCCAGAATGCCCCAGATATACATGTACAGCTGAATCGTTCTGACCATTTGGCTGATAACACATGTAACTTCAAAATACAGTCTACTTCTGCAGTCTATGCATTTGGCACAGTAGAAGCTAAACCAGGTAGAACTCCTGAAGAACAGATAATTTCATTGGACTGTATTTCCAAAAGATGCACATCCCACATGACTTCTGAAGAACTCTACAAACTTTTAGGTCAAGCAGGATTTGAGTATGGGTCTGTCTTCAGAAATACTGTAGATGTTTATTGTGGGGGAGAATTTAGAGAGGCTATATCTTTTGTGAAGGTCCCAAAGGAATTACTGCCTCAATTACATGACTATCACCTTCACCCTGTGGTCTTGGATTACGTTGTGCAACTTTTTCCTGCAACTATAAGGGATGTATCATCAAGACCCCTATATCCTGTGCAAATAGGAAGCCTGAGTGTATTTGAACCATTGCAAGAGGAGATGGTTGCATATCTGAGAGCAGTACATGTGGGAGAAGATGATGTTGTCATTTGTGGCTGCTTAGCCAACAAACAGGGTAGGGTGTTAATTGAACTTAAGCATATGAAGATCAGAATGCTAGGAAGTCATTCCCAAGTAGTCAAGGAGTACTTCTTCCACAACAGTTTCAGTAGCATCTCTGAAGTTGCCACGTTTGACACACCGATTAAGGCACTGGTCTTTTCTGACCAGGTAGGCATTTCTAAAGATTTGCAACAGTACTTGGACCCAACATCTAGATATGTGTCTTCATTAAGTGGTAACATAGTGCTAGACGATGGATTTGAACTGCTTTTGTCAAAACTGAACATTTCAAATGTAAAGAAAAACTTCCAGGAAATTTTGTTCATGTGGGGTGATGCAGACCTAACCTCTCTCCAATCAGAGAAGGTCTTAGGCAGTATGGCGTGGTGTTGTGAGATTTTCCGAAAGCTTGTCAGCTATCTGAAGGAAATTAATTACCCAGGCGGTATCAGAGTGATAACCTATAGGTGCTCTGAGAGCTTAGTGGACCACATAAACCCTGGGTTTGTTCTGTCAGGAATGATAAGAGCATGTGCAGCTGAGTTGCCAGAACTTTCCTTCCAGCTGATTGATGTAGGGTCTGCTACTTTAGAAGACATCAAAGCTTTGGTTCAGGTCATCAGATCATACCCCTGTAACAAATATCCAGAGCTAGTAGTGAATGAGGGAAAAGTGATCAAACCTGAAATCACCCGCACACCTCTGCCAACCATAGCAATCTCTTCGAGAAACATCCACATGCTGGATGAAGAAGTCTTCATCTTGCAGACATCCGACCCATATAGAATGACAAAAGTATCTGCAACTCCAATGGATAATTCCATTGAACTGATTCAAGGAAAAAATATTGAGCTTCATCTCAGTAAAATCTGTGTTCATTCATCAGATTACTTTCCAGTCAGCATTTCTGACCTGAATTATGGTCAGACATTGTATTGGAATAAGCACACAAATGAAAACCATAAGCTCTTAGCCCTTGACTTCAGTGGCACCGTCACAGCTGTGGgtaaagatgtcagccaatttAAAGTTGGGGATCGCGTTGTGGCTTGTTACCCTGTGGCTGCCACCACTAAAGTAGTTATCCCAGCAGCTGTTTGCTGcaaagcaaaaatgcttacattcCTGAATGATGTGCCTTGTGTCTCTTATTTGGTATTGGCTTGGGAGATCTTGCATGAGACTTTACCCAAATCTAAACAGAAATGGAAATTGGGCATTTTCTCCAGTGTTCCTGACTCAGCTTTGATGAATGTGTTAATTGCTACTGCAAACAGATCAGGTTGGGATGTCAGAGTGAGCACGCAGGCCGATCAGCTGTCTTGTGATTTTAGTGAGGTTGTGGGAGCTGTTCTTCTTCCTCCTTATAATGTACAAACAGCTAAACTAGCTAGCAGTGTTAGAGGCATCAAAGACGTTGTTCTTGTCTATGACAACCAGACAGAATTTCCATTCAATACAACAACATTCCAAGGTACAAATGAGGAAGTCCGCTTCCATGCCCTCCTCATATCCCAAATAATGCAAAAAGGGTCTCTGAAAATGCAAATGCCACATGTCTACCGTTGGCTGAATTACATGAATTTGGACAGAACATCATTGTCTTTGGAATCGACAGCTATTCAAAGAGTGACATCTCAAGACACTGATCTTCTGTCTGTAAAAGGATCTGAATCATACTTCAGATGCCAGATCCTACCCATTATAGCCCTGAACAGTGAAGGCAAGAACCAGCTGTCTGACATTCCAGTGATGCCTAAACACAGTCTATTCAAGAAAAATGCTGTCTATATTGTCACAGGCGGTCTAACGGGGTTGGGCTTTGAGACAGTAAAGTTCATTGCTCAGAAAGGAGGAAGAAACATCGTCATTCTGTCTAGGAGTAATCCAAACCCTCAGATGCAACAAGAGATAAGTCAGATCAGTAGCCAATGGGGTTCTGTCATTAAGTCTCTGCCGTGTGATGTTTCTGTATCTGAGCAAGTGGACCAGACAATTGTTAATATTGGAAAACTATTTCCATCCAGTCCAATCAAAGGGGTATTTCACAGCGCAGTTGTTCTGCATGATGGGCTGATTGACCATCTTGACAAAACTCTTTATGAGAAAGTCATGAGGCCAAAAGTAAACGGAGTGATTAACCTTCACCGTTCTACCATCCAGTGCaatctggattactttgtgtgctaTTCTTCTATCTCTGCCTTCATTGGCAGTGCCTCACAAACAAATTATGCTGCAGCTAATACATTCATGGACACTTTCTGTCAGTACCGCAGAAACATTGGGCTTTCTGGACAGTCCATTAATTGGGGGGCTTTGAATCTTGGTCTTCTGCTGAACAAAGGCCATATCCAGAGATTTCTGGAGGCAAAGGGAATCATGCTTTTGGAGATTCCAGAAATCCATCAAAGTCTTGAGCAGTGCCTCTTGATCAACAAACCTCAACAGGTTGTATGCAGGTTCAATTTGAAACACAGCCTGAATAACATCCTCAGTCAGAACAAATCACTGAACATACGCTTGTTCAAAATAGCAGAGGAAGCCATCATTAAAGCTGGAGTGTTCATATCTAGACCTGAGCAACCCAAGATATCATCCTCCCCACGTGACTATCTGAGGCCCATGATTAGTGAAGCGACTGGGGTTGAGATGGATGAGCTGAATGATGATGTTCATTTTTTTGATATAGGCATTGACTCGGTGTTAGCCATGACTCTGCAGAATCGTATCTTCAGTGATAGAAGTGTGAATGTCCCTCTCGTGATTCTGCTGGATCCAAATAGCACACTGGCAACTCTCATTAAAATCCTGGAGGATAACTGTGTAGGCGGATATCAGAGTAAAGAAGAGAGCAATTCCACATATGATTTGTAA